A genomic window from Populus nigra chromosome 7, ddPopNigr1.1, whole genome shotgun sequence includes:
- the LOC133700194 gene encoding internal alternative NAD(P)H-ubiquinone oxidoreductase A1, mitochondrial-like yields the protein MAFARIARTGLRRTGGTFGSYSCEGDVLLCEGTNRRSPLPSLQNAKAGRDFTYISSIRKFNRMSMQSRGIRVTPQYQSATAERIVEESESEYDEPMYPGLEATQPGEKPRIVVLGTGWAACRFMKGLDTRIYDVVCISPRNHMVFTPLLASTCVGTLEFRSVAEPVNRIQSALATSPNSYFYMASCFGIDTDKHEVYCETVSNGGLPHDPYQFKVAYDKLVIAAGAEPLTFGIKGVKEHAFFLREVNHAQEIRKKLLLNLMLSENPGISEAEKKRLLHCVVIGGGPTGVEFSGELSDFIKRDVQDRYTHVKDYVKVTLIEASEILSSFDVGLRQYATNHLTKSGVSLMRGVVKEVHPKKIVLSDETNVPYGLLVWSTGVGPSQFVKSLDLPKAPGGRIGIDEWLRVSSVEDVFALGDCAGFLENSGRPVLPALAQVAERQGKFLVKLLSKIGKKDGGKAFSAKDIPLGDPFVYKHLGSMASVGRYKALVDLRQSKDAKGVSLAGFVSWLIWRSAYLTRVVSWRNRFYVAVNWATTLVFGRDISRIG from the exons ATGGCATTTGCAAGGATTGCTAGAACTGGCTTGAGAAGAACAGGAGGCACCTTTGGCAGTTACTCATGTGAAGGGGATGTGTTATTATGTGAGGGCACCAATCGTAGAAGTCCCTTGCCTTCCCTTCAAAATGCTAAAGCTGGGAGAGACTTTACATACATTTCCAGCATCAGGAAGTTTAATCGCATGAGTATGCAGAGCAGGGGAATCAGGGTCACTCCACAATACCAATCTGCAACTGCAGAGAGGATCGTGGAGGAGTCTGAATCGGAATATGATGAACCAATGTATCCAGGATTGGAAGCAACCCAGCCAGGTGAAAAGCCAAGGATAGTTGTCCTTGGTACTGGATGGGCTGCTTGCCGATTCATGAAAGGACTTGACACCAGAATTTATGATGTTGTTTGCATATCTCCAAGGAATCACATGGTGTTCACCCCTTTGCTTGCTTCAACTTGTGTTGGAACACTTGAGTTTCGCTCTGTAGCTGAACCTGTTAACCGGATACAATCTGCATTAGCAACAAGTCCCAACTCATATTTTTATATGGCTTCCTGTTTTGGCATTGACACAGACAAGCATGAA GTGTACTGTGAGACAGTTAGCAATGGTGGATTACCCCATGATCCTTACCAGTTTAAAGTTGCATATGACAAACTAGTCATTGCTGCTGGAGCTGAGCCTCTGACTTTTGGTATCAAGGGGGTAAAGGAACATGCATTTTTCCTAAGAGAAGTGAATCACGCTCAAGAAATAAGGAAAAAGCTTCTCTTGAATCTTATGCTTTCTGAAAATCCAG GTATATCCGAAGCAGAAAAGAAACGCCTTCTACATTGTGTTGTTATTGGAGGTGGTCCTACTGGGGTAGAATTTAGTGGTGAACTGAGTGATTTTATCAAGAGAGATGTTCAGGACCGGTATACGCATGTTAAGGATTATGTTAAAGTGACCCTAATAGAG GCAAGTGAGATTCTGTCATCCTTTGATGTTGGGCTCCGGCAATATGCAACAAATCATTTGACCAAG TCTGGTGTCAGTCTTATGCGAGGCGTAGTGAAAGAGGTGCACCCCAAGAAGATAGTTCTCAGTGATGAGACTAATGTTCCGTATGGCCTTTTGGTCTGGTCCACTGGTGTTGGTCCCTCTCAGTTTGTGAAGTCACTAGACCTTCCCAAGGCCCCTGGTGGAAG GATTGGTATTGATGAATGGTTGCGAGTCTCATCTGTAGAAGATGTGTTTGCACTTGGAGACTGTGctggttttcttgaaaattcaGGTAGACCTGTGCTTCCAGCTTTAGCTCAG GTTGCAGAAAGGCAGGGGAAATTTCTTGTGAAGTTGCTTAGCAAGATTGGAAAGAAGGATGGAGGCAAGGCTTTCAGTGCAAAAGATATCCCTCTTGGTGATCCTTTTGTCTACAAACATCTGGGAAGCATGGCATCGGTGGGCCGTTATAAGGCACTAGTTGATTTACGCCAATCTAAG GATGCAAAAGGGGTATCTCTTGCTGGGTTTGTTAGCTGGTTGATTTGGCGCTCTGCTTACCTTACGCGTGTGGTCAGCTGGAGGAACCGGTTTTATGTGGCAGTGAACTGGGCAACCACCCTGGTTTTCGGCAGAGACATTTCCAGGATAGGATAG
- the LOC133698517 gene encoding tyrosine decarboxylase-like, with the protein MNTAESVPKNPSSCSMSPLNLEEFRRQGYMAIDFIADYYQNIEKHPVLSQVKPGYLKNLFPKSAPYSPEPIETILHDVQKHIVPGITHWQSPSYFGYFPSSASTAGFLGEMLCTGFNVVGFDWMSSPAATELENIVMEWLGEMLTLPKCFLFAGNGGGVIQGTTCEAILCTLVAARDRMLSQIGKDNIGKLVVYGSNQTHSALQKAAHVAGIHKTNCRAIETTKSTSFALSPESLRLAISLDIESGLVPMFLCATIGTTATTAVDPLRPLCDVANSYGLWVHVDAAYAGNACICPEFQHFLDGVEGAHSFSLNAHKWFFTTLDCCCLWLKDPKALTKSLSTNPEYLMSNHATNSEQVVNYKDWQIALSRRFRSMKLWLVLRSYGVGNLRSFLRSHVKMAQLFEDLVASDKRFEVVVPRNFAMVCFRALPLAISKEVSENGMAVNGQKISYDQECSNQLNQELLKSINASGHVYLTHAVVAGLYIIRFAVGATLTEDRHVFTAWKVVQEHLDAITGM; encoded by the coding sequence ATGAATACCGCAGAGTCTGTACCTAAAAACCCTTCTTCTTGTTCTATGAGTCCTCTAAACCTTGAGGAGTTCAGGAGGCAAGGTTACATGGCCATTGATTTTATTGCAGATTATTATCAGAACATTGAGAAACACCCAGTTTTAAGCCAAGTTAAACCAGGTTATCTCAAAAATCTCTTTCCAAAATCAGCCCCATATAGTCCCGAGCCTATTGAAACAATCCTCCATGATGTGCAAAAACATATTGTTCCTGGCATCACACATTGGCAAAGTCCTAGTTACTTTGGATATTTCCCTTCAAGTGCTAGCACTGCAGGGTTCCTTGGCGAGATGCTTTGTACTGGGTTTAATGTTGTAGGATTCGACTGGATGTCATCACCAGCTGCTACTGAACTGGAGAACATTGTAATGGAATGGCTTGGAGAAATGCTTACGCTTCCCAAATGTTTTCTCTTCGCTGGAAATGGTGGGGGGGTTATACAAGGGACTACTTGCGAAGCCATTTTGTGCACCTTAGTGGCTGCAAGAGACCGAATGCTGAGCCAAATTGGGAAAGACAACATTGGTAAGCTAGTCGTCTATGGCTCAAATCAAACACACAGTGCACTCCAAAAGGCAGCACATGTTGCAGGAATCCATAAAACGAACTGTCGAGCAATAGAAACGACTAAATCAACATCATTTGCACTATCTCCAGAATCATTAAGATTGGCTATTTCTTTAGATATAGAATCTGGGCTGGTTCCCATGTTTCTATGTGCCACCATTGGGACAACTGCTACCACAGCAGTAGATCCACTGAGACCATTATGCGATGTTGCTAATAGTTATGGCTTATGGGTACATGTCGATGCAGCGTACGCTGGTAATGCTTGTATATGCCCAGAATTCCAGCATTTTCTTGATGGCGTAGAGGGGGCACACTCATTCAGTTTGAATGCACATAAATGGTTCTTTACCACTTTGGATTGTTGTTGCCTTTGGTTAAAAGATCCAAAAGCTCTTACGAAGTCCCTCTCGACAAATCCCGAGTATCTTATGAGTAACCATGCAACTAATTCAGAACAAGTGGTGAACTACAAAGACTGGCAAATAGCCCTTAGCCGAAGATTTCGATCCATGAAACTATGGCTTGTCTTGAGAAGCTATGGTGTTGGTAACCTTAGAAGCTTCCTAAGAAGCCATGTCAAAATGGCCCAGCTTTTTGAGGATCTTGTAGCCAGTGACAAAAGATTTGAGGTTGTGGTTCCTAGAAACTTCGCAATGGTGTGTTTTAGAGCTTTGCCACTGGCAATAAGTAAAGAGGTGTCTGAAAATGGCATGGCTGTTAATGGTCAGAAAATCTCATATGACCAGGAATGCAGTAACCAGCTTAACCAGGAGCTGTTAAAGTCAATTAATGCTTCAGGTCATGTGTATCTGACTCACGCTGTTGTTGCTGGGCTCTACATCATACGATTTGCTGTCGGGGCAACGCTTACAGAGGATCGGCATGTTTTCACGGCTTGGAAGGTGGTGCAAGAGCATTTAGATGCGATAACAGGCATGTAG